Proteins from a genomic interval of Asterias rubens chromosome 16, eAstRub1.3, whole genome shotgun sequence:
- the LOC117300995 gene encoding transcription elongation factor B polypeptide 3-like, whose protein sequence is MAVNISTLSLVRTLRNKLTVDPPPPQEKVLRILQKLTRLPISIEVLTETGIGKVVNGFRKHDGEIAQAARGLVRHWKSMVHEAMDEEAMKHEGAQEQQRQASSSDSTIHHKAVQRVEATTSSPSRSVTKARSSESLPKPKPLGSPETQVLKSPKQSAKSRVEPKLLDASPGSTSTRLVDSPKHKKQPRDDSLNDDKYTSLKEKQSSPSRGSPVKKLKSHHQHPENGMASGHSKRENDISAKPTESRSSHGQKKPVKESELHVRLHDKSHAKSHDKSHDDRSPDKSNARSHDKSRDRSNDKSRDRSHESKATTKTSQAKPHSSASSAPHEQHLPSKVSKPSHPDKGLPSQRTERESKSLKHEGLTSISKDKSPNKTALPKPKSEVSPEKAAKQASVEKTIGKDSHSKSVQQRGKTDSKSKSVKVTSSHGASSDNPSPKTSNLKKGHSSKSKGSSSGKREKPVDNHLSEELQDVVEHEDLEGQDFRSTGMSFGDCLLVPPVVSKVKKVAKNKPSTSVKLGSSAAKPKDKSKTTRTTTLDSQSKVKRSSADTVKGESSRSSHKETDRVKDRNNVKPKERKATSSSEGQSSDGGHGSDVGRRNRKKRSISQEDEEAMAAKRLRRESADVAISLPEIQPDYKPMRLPEVGGSPLKKRVMTSEEERAFLGSKQGKTKVFSGRARVNRLTSVPKLYDMCMDILCKNIDALDEVGGVPFDILHPVLARCSPAQLFHLEDCNPHFLEDSDPLWQKHAQRDFKGDWPSEMESWRELYVRKHDEREARLKSITANISRQMAEKDPGRLTKMAFVDRPAKPPRSVMRQQLRHGTASGAFMPEKRTHSTVQPNKLSRVLINSSGADVSSVQHQRQARTTKIVAPMMMKTLRMIKKLRR, encoded by the exons ATGGCAGTGAATATAAGTACGCTGTCTCTAGTACGAACTCTTCGTAATAAGCTGACTGTGGACCCTCCTCCCCCACAAGAAAAG GTTCTGAGGATCCTTCAAAAACTGACTAGATTGCCCATCTCAATAGAGGTTCTCACT GAGACAGGAATCGGCAAAGTCGTGAATGGATTCCGCAAACATGACGGCGAGATAGCACAAGCTGCCCGGGGTCTGGTACGCCACTGGAAATCCATGGTCCATGAAGCTATGGATGAAGAAGCCATGAAACACGAAGGTGCTCAAGAGCAACAGCGACAAGCCAGCAGCAGCGACTCGACGATACATCACAAGGCTGTGCAACGGGTTGAAGCCACAACATCGAGTCCATCCAGGAGCGTGACTAAGGCAAGGTCTTCGGAGAGTCTGCCAAAACCAAAACCACTTGGATCACCAGAGACTCAAGTACTCAAGTCACCGAAGCAATCGGCCAAATCCAGAGTTGAGCCAAAGTTGCTGGATGCCTCGCCGGGAAGCACGTCAACAAGGTTGGTTGATTCTCCCAAGCACAAGAAGCAACCCAGGGATGACAGCTTGAATGATGATAAATACACAAGCCTCAAAGAAAAACAGTCTTCTCCTTCCAGGGGGAGCCCAGTTAAAAAACTGAAAAGCCATCATCAACACCCTGAAAATGGAATGGCCAGTGGTCACTCTAAGCGAGAGAATGACATCTCGGCAAAGCCGACTGAGTCTCGTAGCTCACACGGGCAGAAGAAACCTGTTAAGGAGTCTGAATTGCACGTGAGATTGCATGACAAGTCACATGCTAAATCACATGACAAGTCACATGATGATAGATCACCCGACAAGTCAAATGCTAGATCACATGACAAGTCACGTGATAGATCAAACGACAAGTCACGTGATAGATCACATGAATCAAAAGCAACCACCAAAACATCTCAGGCCAAACCGCACTCAAGTGCTAGTTCCGCACCTCACGAACAACATTTGCCATCCAAGGTCTCAAAACCATCTCATCCAGACAAAGGTCTTCCTTCGCAGAGAACTGAACGGGAGAGCAAAAGTCTCAAACATGAAGGTTTGACAAGTATCTCCAAGGACAAATCTCCTAATAAGACAGCGTTGCCTAAACCAAAGTCCGAAGTTTCTCCTGAGAAAGCTGCAAAACAAGCCTCTGTAGAAAAGACAATTGGTAAAGACTCTCACAGCAAATCAGTTCAGCAAAGAGGCAAAACAGACTCGAAGAGTAAAAGTGTCAAAGTAACTTCTTCCCACGGGGCATCCTCTGATAACCCGTCGCCAAAAACGTCCAACCTGAAAAAGGGACATAGTTCCAAGTCTAAAGGCAGTAGTAGCGGAAAGAGGGAGAAGCCAGTTGACAACCATCTATCAGAGGAGCTCCAAGATGTCGTCGAACATGAAGACCTGGAGGGGCAGGACTTCAGGTCTACTGGTATGTCGTTTGGCGATTGCCTTCTAGTTCCTCCTGTTGTTTCAAAGGTGAAGAAAGTCGCCAAGAATAAACCGTCCACCTCTGTGAAACTGGGATCTTCAGCAGCCAAACCGAAGGACAAGTCTAAAACCACTCGCACAACGACTTTGGACAGCCAGTCCAAGGTCAAACGAAGCAGTGCCGACACGGTCAAAGGTGAAAGTTCAAGGTCAAGCCATAAAGAAACCGATCGAGTGAAGGATCGGAATAATGTTAAACCCAAGGAGAGGAAAGCTACAAGTTCATCTGAGGGTCAGAGTTCAGATGGAGGTCATGGGTCGGATGTTGGTAGGCGAAACAGGAAGAAGCGAAGTATCAGTCAAGAGGACGAGGAGGCTATGGCTGCCAAGAGG TTGAGACGAGAGTCTGCCGATGTAGCAATTAGCCTACCAGAAATCCAGCCGGACTACAAACCAATGCGTCTACCGGAGGTGGGAGGATCTCCTCTCAAGAAAAGAG tTATGACGTCTGAAGAGGAGAGGGCCTTTCTTGGCTCCAAGCAGGGAAAAACCAAAGTCTTCTCAGGGCGTGCCAGAGTTAATCGCCTCACAA GTGTGCCGAAACTCTACGACATGTGCATGGATAtattatgcaaaaacattgacG CTCTGGATGAGGTTGGTGGGGTGCCCTTTGACATACTGCATCCCGTCCTAGCAAGGTGTTCCCCTGCGCAGTTATTCCATCTTGAAGATTGCAACCCG cattttctGGAGGATAGTGATCCGCTTTGGCAGAAGCATGCTCAGCGAGACTTCAAGGGAGATTGGCCCAGTGAAATGGAATCCTGGAGGGAGCTCTACGTA AGGAAACACGATGAGCGAGAAGCCAGACTCAAGTCCATCACAGCCAATATCTCGAGACAAATGGCGGAAAAGGATCCAG GTCGCCTCACAAAAATGGCATTCGTCGATCGACCGGCGAAACCTCCGCGGAGCGTGATGCGTCAGCAGCTTCGGCATGGTACGGCGTCCGGAGCGTTCATGCCGGAGAAGCGTACCCACAGCACCGTGCAACCAAACAAACTGTCCAGGGTTCTAATCAACTCTAGCGGGGCTGATGTTTCTTCGGTTCAGCATCAACGGCAGGCAAGAA cAACAAAGATTGTGGCACCCATGATGATGAAGACACTGAGAATGATCAAGAAGCTTCGTAGATGA